A single window of Granulicella sibirica DNA harbors:
- a CDS encoding efflux transporter outer membrane subunit, which translates to MTRCNPSRQLEIQLRYGNAIDPSNLAKWNVVFRLGVVLSLAGISGCRVGPNYQKPSVQLQPFHNAPAIEARTDALPAPALDRWWDGFQDPKLTEVVERALRENLDLAAAMTRVQQARAVAKEAGARRLPAGTAYGSTTSLSQSTESQVGRLSPIIPGYDRDQNYYDLGVSASWETDIFGSLRRGSEAATAEAQAAEALRTGTRISVAAEAADAYLQIRGAQARLSFSHEQIDTDRHLVDLVRQRREAGVASDRELAQAEALLSGATATIPLLETVLEAQLNRLDVLMGAQPGTYAAELKIQADIPVIPNIPNAGAPMDLLRRRPDIIAAEREVAASNARIGQALAEYYPKLSLSGIVGSQALAPAHLFEQQGFQPIGVAGLRWRLFDFGRVDAEVKQARGVNAEALVRYRSSVLHAAEDVEDAFSLLVQSERRRTELLREIAQLQRVRDRSQESYNAGVIGLTDVLDADRQLLVAKDDLAVSREDAARAAVGSFRALGGGWQP; encoded by the coding sequence ATGACCCGGTGCAATCCTTCTCGGCAACTCGAAATCCAGTTACGCTACGGCAATGCCATCGATCCGTCGAACCTGGCAAAGTGGAATGTTGTTTTCCGGCTAGGAGTAGTCCTCTCTCTTGCGGGGATAAGTGGCTGCCGAGTCGGACCGAACTACCAGAAGCCGTCGGTACAGTTGCAGCCGTTCCATAACGCCCCTGCGATTGAGGCACGGACGGACGCGCTGCCTGCTCCTGCGCTTGACCGGTGGTGGGATGGATTTCAAGATCCAAAGCTGACCGAAGTCGTCGAGAGGGCGCTGCGCGAAAACCTCGACCTGGCTGCGGCGATGACAAGGGTTCAACAAGCGCGCGCGGTCGCGAAAGAAGCGGGCGCACGGCGTCTCCCCGCTGGCACCGCGTACGGCTCGACAACCTCTCTTTCGCAATCCACGGAAAGCCAGGTCGGTCGTCTTTCGCCGATCATTCCGGGTTACGACCGCGACCAAAATTACTATGACCTTGGCGTTTCCGCCAGCTGGGAGACAGATATCTTCGGCAGTCTGCGGAGGGGATCCGAGGCTGCGACCGCCGAGGCCCAGGCAGCCGAGGCCCTTCGCACCGGCACGCGTATTTCGGTGGCTGCGGAAGCGGCGGACGCCTATCTCCAAATTAGAGGTGCCCAGGCTCGGTTGAGCTTCTCTCATGAGCAAATCGACACTGACCGACACCTCGTTGATCTTGTTCGGCAGCGGCGAGAAGCGGGCGTTGCTTCCGATCGGGAGCTCGCGCAGGCTGAGGCTCTGCTCTCTGGTGCGACGGCTACCATCCCGCTACTCGAGACGGTGCTGGAGGCACAACTCAACCGTCTTGACGTCCTCATGGGGGCACAACCCGGCACGTATGCCGCGGAACTGAAAATCCAGGCGGACATCCCGGTCATTCCGAATATCCCTAACGCGGGGGCACCGATGGATCTGCTCCGCCGGCGTCCGGACATCATCGCCGCGGAGCGAGAAGTGGCTGCGTCCAATGCACGCATCGGTCAGGCGCTCGCCGAGTACTACCCGAAGTTGTCGCTCTCCGGCATTGTTGGCTCGCAGGCGTTAGCTCCCGCGCACCTTTTTGAGCAGCAGGGTTTTCAGCCAATCGGAGTCGCCGGCCTGCGTTGGAGGCTGTTTGATTTCGGGAGAGTTGACGCTGAAGTAAAGCAGGCACGAGGGGTGAATGCAGAAGCATTGGTGCGTTACCGAAGCTCTGTCCTACACGCAGCGGAAGATGTGGAAGATGCGTTTAGCTTGCTTGTCCAATCGGAAAGGCGCAGAACGGAGCTACTTCGAGAGATCGCGCAGTTGCAACGGGTTCGTGATCGATCCCAGGAATCGTACAACGCCGGTGTCATCGGGCTTACAGATGTGCTGGACGCTGACCGGCAACTACTGGTTGCCAAGGATGAC